Proteins found in one Candidatus Tisiphia endosymbiont of Beris chalybata genomic segment:
- a CDS encoding transposase, which translates to MPYSKIHVKVDALGNPLQFILTAGQRNDITQAENLTKDVQDTAVIADKGYDSDAFVKSLASK; encoded by the coding sequence TTGCCATACTCAAAAATCCATGTTAAGGTAGATGCTCTTGGTAATCCATTGCAGTTTATACTAACCGCTGGTCAGAGAAACGATATTACCCAGGCTGAAAATCTTACTAAAGATGTACAAGATACAGCTGTTATAGCAGATAAGGGGTATGATAGTGATGCTTTTGTAAAAAGCTTAGCAAGTAAGTAG
- a CDS encoding palindromic element RPE1 domain-containing protein produces MHNLKIIEEFLGETKSSTAAYIDVREEQRGVSTTKLPIRLGYARGLLCLSYYI; encoded by the coding sequence TTGCATAACCTAAAGATAATTGAAGAATTTTTAGGAGAAACGAAGTCGAGTACCGCAGCGTACATAGACGTACGTGAGGAACAGAGAGGAGTTTCGACGACAAAATTACCAATTAGATTAGGTTATGCAAGAGGTCTATTATGTCTTTCTTACTATATTTAG